In the genome of Ictalurus punctatus breed USDA103 chromosome 3, Coco_2.0, whole genome shotgun sequence, the window CTAATGAAATCTGTAACTCCATCAATCTTATTGAagcacatttgatttttttccacagaaatttcAAACGGCTCCTACGCAGTTAACATTacattcagcatcagtaacaTCAGCATACCGAGTAACCCTGAGCTCAGGAACAATACCTACACccaagtggagaacatcatcaataacactGTGAGTGTACATCACCATGTGCTTAGCAGATACTGTTCCtctgatcagaatttattttgatctttaaCTCATGTCTTACCTTAACTTAAATCCTCGTAGACTCAGCTGTGATGTGGGAAATATCTcataatgttaattataataagaattttaattattattttgtttgtttaaaaatgcaaattgaAAGATTTTTCAGTTTTGAGCAAAAGATTAAATGATGACTGAACAGGCAATTGCTCGTTGTAGGAAGACTGACGCTGTACAGTTACATTAGTCAGAACagttaatattaaaaattaacTATCTTGAATTTTCTCTCCAGGTAAACACACTTCTAAACAATTTTGGTTCAGATCCATTAAAACCCACTACCTCCAACTTCACGTAAGTTCAGGCAGAAGATTGCAGTCCTGAAATTTCTCTGTGAAATTCTCATTGTGAAGTCATTTGTATCATGACAATATTGCTTTCTCTTCATAATAGGAGTTCAGAGAATGAAGTTACTGGATACATGGAATACAATCTCAAAGTCTCCCTCAATCAGACTGGGAATGGTAGGTTTCACCACAACTTGAAAATCTTGctcaataaaagtgtgtgtaatttctctttctaatgattctgaaattgtttatcTTCCTCTAAATTACTCCGTCACTAAAAATGATTCTGTTGTTGAATCCTCTACAACGATTACTCCAACTACAGCTACAGTGCCGACTTCTCCAGAACCTCCATCCACAATGTACGAGAAATTTCTTTAATGGATATTTAAGCAGGATTTACATTTCCCTTAAAATCtgtgatgtatttataaatgatgaCTTTTTGTGTTTCTCTAGCAACGGATCAGCTGTGGTTCAAACCAGGCTGGTGTTCAACTCGTCCTCTCCTGTTCTCAATGAGACTGCCGTCCTCAGTGCTCTCCAAGCTCTGCTGAACTCTACACTCTCAAACCTCACCGAGCCTGTAAAAGTGTTGAATTACACCATTGAGGGTACGTTCTCCTTTCTTACCTCAATATACATTTAAACCTGAACAATTCATTGTCCCTTTCTAATGAAATCTGTAACTCCATCAATCTTATTGAagcacatttgattttttttccacagaaatttcAAACGGCTCCTACGCAGTTAACATTacattcagcatcagtaacaTCAGCATACCGAGTAACCCTGAGCTCAGGAACAATACCTACACccaagtggagaacatcatcaataacactGTGAGTGTACATCACCATGTGCTTAGCAGATACTGTTCCtctgatcagaatttattttgatctttaaCTCATGTCTTACCTTAACTTAAATCCTCGTAGACTCAGCTGTGATGTGGGAAATATCTcataatgttaattataataagaattttaattattattttgtttgtttaaaaatgcaagtTGAAAGATTTTTCAGTTTTGAGCAAAAGATTAAATGATGACTGAACAGGCAATTGCTCGTTGTAGGAAGACTGACGCTGTACAGTTACATTTGTCAGAAcagttaatattaaaaatgaactatCTTGAATTTTCTCTCCAGGTAAACACACATCTAAACAATTTTGGTTCAGATCCATTAAAACCCACTACCTCCAACTTCACGTAAGTTCAGGCAGAAGATTGCAGTCCTGAAATTTCTCTGTGAAATTCTCATTGTGAAGTCATTTGTATCGTGACAATATTGCTTTCTCTTCATAATAGGAGTTCAGAGAATGAAGTTACTGGATACATGGAATACAATCTCAAAGTCTCCCTCAATCAGACTGGGAATGGTAGGTTTCACCACAACTTGAAAATCTTGctcaataaaagtgtgtgtaatttctctttctaatgattctgaaattgtttatcTTCCTCTAAATTACTCCGTCACTAAAAATGATTCTGTTGTTGAATCCTCTACAACGATTACTCCAACTACAGCTACAGTGCCGACTTCTCCAGAACCTCCATCCACAATGTACAAGAAATTTCTTTAATGGATATTTAAGCAGgatttacatttccattaaaatctgtgatgtatttataaatgatgaCTTTTTGTGTTTCTCTAGCAACGGATCAGCTGTGGTTCAAACCAGGCTGGTGTTCAACTCGTCCTCTCCTGTTCTCAATGAGACTGCCGTCCTCAGTGCTCTCCAAGCTCTGCTGAACTCTACACTCTCAAACCTCAGCGAGCCTGTAAAAGTGTTGAATTACACCATTGAGGGTACGTTCTCCTTTCTTACCTCAATATACATTTAAACCTGAACAATTCATTGTCCCTTTCTAATGAAATCTGTAACTCCATCAATCTTATTGAagcacatttgatttttttccacagaaatttcAAACGGCTCCTACACAGTTAACATTacattcagcatcagtaacaTCAGCATGCCAAGTAACCCTGAGCTCAGGAACAATACCTACACccaagtggagaacatcatcaataacactGTGAGTGTACATCACCATGTGCTTGGCAGATACTGTTCCtctgatcagaatttattttgatctttaaCTCATGTCTTAGCTTAACTTAAATCCTCGTAGACTCAGCTGTGATGTGGGAAATATCTcataatgttaattataataagaattttaattattattttgtttgtttaaaaatgcaagtTGAAAGATTTTTCAGTTTTGAGCAAAAGATTAAATGATGACTGAACAGGCAATTGCTCGTTGTAGGAAGACTGATGCTGTACAGTTACATTTGTCAGAAcagttaatattaaaaatgaaatatcttgAATTTTCTCTCCAGGTAAACACACTTCTAAACAATTTTGGTTCAGATCCATTAAAACCCACTACCTCCAACTTCACGTAAGTTCAGGCAGAAGATTGCAGTCCTGAAATTTCTCTGTGAAATTCTCATTGTGAAGTCATTTGTATCGTGACAATATTGCTTTCTCTTCATAATAGGAGTTCAGAGAATGAAGTTACTGGATACATGGAATACAATCTCAAAGTCTCCCTCAATCAGACTGGGAATGGTAGGTTTCACCACAACTTGAAAATCTTGctcaataaaagtgtgtgtaatttctctttctaatgattctgaaattgtttatcTTCCTCTAAATTACTCCGTCACTAAAAATGATTCTGTTGTTGAATCCTCTACAACGATTACTCCAACTACAGCTACAGTGCCGACTTCTCCAGAACCTCCATCCACAATGTACGAGAAATTTCTTTAATGGATATTTAAGCAGGATTTACATTTCCCTTAAAATCtgtgatgtatttataaatgatgaCTTTTTGTGTTTCTCTAGCAACGGATCAGCTGTGGTTCAAACCAGGCTGGTGTTCAACTCGTCCTCTCCTGTTCTCAATGAGACTGCCGTCCTCAGTGCTCTCCAAGCTCTGCTGAACTCTACACTCTCAAACCTCACCGAGCCTGTAAAAGTGTTGAATTACACCATTGAGGGTACGTTCTCCTTTCTTACCTCAATATACATTTAAACCTGAACAATTCATTGTCCCTTTCTAATGAAATCTGTAACTCCATCAATCTTATTGAagcacatttgatttttttccacagaaatttcAAACGGCTCCTACGCAGTTAACATTacattcagcatcagtaacaTCAGCATGCCGAGTAACCCTGACCTCAGGAACAATACCTACACccaagtggagaacatcatcaataacactGTGAGTGTACATCACCATGTGCTTGGCAGATACTGTTCCtctgatcagaatttattttgatctttaaCTCATGTCTTAGCTTAACTTAAATCCTCGTAGACTCAGCTGTGATGTGGGAAATATCTcataatgttaattataataagaattttaattattattttgtttgtttaaaaatgcaagtTGAAAGATTTTTCAGTTTTGAGCAAAAGATTAAATGATGACTGAACAGGTAATTGCTCGTTGTAGGAAGACTGATGCTGTACAGTTACATTTGTCAGAAcagttaatattaaaaatgaactatCTTGAATTTTCTCTCCAGGTAAACACACTTCTAAACAATTTTGGTTCAGATCCATTAAAACCCACTACCTCCAACTTCACGTAAGTTCAGGCAGAAGATTGCAGTCCTGAAATTTCTCTGTGAAATTCTCATTGTGAAGTCATTTGTATCGTGACAATATTGCTTTCTCTTCATAATAGGAGTTCAGAGAATGAAGTTACTGGATACATGGAATACAATCTCAAAGTCTCCCTCAATCAGACTGGGAATGGTAGGTTTCACCACAACTTGAAAATCTTGctcaataaaagtgtgtgtaatttctctttctaatgattctgaaattgtttatcTTCCTCTAAATTACTCCGTCACTAAAAATGATTCTGTTGTTGAATCCTCTACAACGATTACTCCAACTACAGCTACAGTGCCGACTTCTCCAGAACCTCCATCCACAATGTACGAGAAATTTCTTTAATGGATATTTAAGCAGgatttacatttccattaaaatctgtgatgtatttataaatgatgaCTTTTTGTGTTTCTCTAGCAACGGATCAGCTGTGGTTCAAACCAGGCTGGTGTTCAACTCGTCCTCTCCTGTTCTCAATGAGACTGCCGTCCTCAGTGCTCTCCAAGCTCTGCTGAACTCTACACTCTCAAACCTCACCGAGCCTGTAAAAGTGTTGAATTACACCATTGAGGGTACGTTCTCCTTTCTTACCTCAATATACATTTAAACCTGAACAATTCATTGTCCCTTTCTAATGAAATCTGTAACTCCATCAATCTTATTGAagcacatttgatttttttccacagaaatttcAAACGGCTCCTACGCAGTTAACATTacattcagcatcagtaacaTCAGCATGCCGAGTAACCCTGACCTCAGGAACAATACCTACACCCAActggagaacatcatcaataacactGTGAGTGTACATCACCATGTGCTTGGCAGATACTGTTCCtctgatcagaatttattttgatctttaaCTCATGTCTTAGCTTAACTTAAATCCTCGTAGACTCAGCTGTGATGTGGGAAATATCTcataatgttaattataataagaattttaattattattttgtttgtttaaaaatgcaagtTGAAAGATTTTTCAGTTTTGAGCAAAAGATTAAATGATGACTGAACAGGTAATTGCTCGTTGTAGGAAGACTGATGCTGTACAGTTACATTTGTCAGAACagttaatattaaaaattaacTATCTTGAATTTTCTCTCCAGGTAAACACACTTCTAAACAATTTTGGTTCAGATCCATTAAAACCCACTACCTCCAACTTCACGTAAGTTCAGGCAGAAGATTGCAGTCCTGAAATTTCTCTGTGAAATTCTCATTGTGAAGTCATTTGTATCGTGACAATATTGCTTTCTCTTCATAATAGGAGTTCAGAGAATGAAGTTACTGGATACATGGAATACAATCTCAAAGTCTCCCTCAATCAGACTGGGAATGGTAGGTTTCACCACAACTTGAAAATCTTGctcaataaaagtgtgtgtaatttctctttctaatgattctgaaattgtttatcTTCCTCTAAATTACTCCGTCACTAAAAATGATTCTGTTGTTGAATCCTCTACAACGATTACTCCAACTACAGCTACAGTGCCGACTTCTCCAGAACCTCCATCCACAATGTACGAGAAATTTCTTTAATGGATATTTAAGCAGGATTTACATTTCCCTTAAAATCtgtgatgtatttataaatgatgaCTTTTTGTGTTTCTCTAGCAACGGATCAGCTGTGGTTCAAACCAGGCTGGTGTTCAACTCGTCCTCTCCTGTTCTCAATGAGACTGCCGTCCTCAGTGCTCTCCAAGCTCTGCTGAACTCTACACTCTCAAACCTCACCGAGCCTGTAAAAGTGTTGAATTACACCATTGAGGGTACGTTCTCCTTTCTTACCTCAATATACATTTAAACCTGAACAATTCATTGTCCCTTTCTAATGAAATCTGTAACTCCATCAATCTTATTGAagcacatttgatttttttccacagaaatttcAAACGGCTCCTACGCAGTTAACATTacattcagcatcagtaacaTCAGCATGCCGAGTAACCCTGACCTCAGGAACAATACCTACACccaagtggagaacatcatcaataacactGTGAGTGTACATCACCATGTGCTTGGCAGATACTGTTCCtctgatcagaatttattttgatctttaaCTCATGTCTTAGCTTAACTTAAATCCTCGTAGACTCAGCTGTGATGTGGGAAATATCTcataatgttaattataataagaattttaattattattttgtttgtttaaaaatgcaagtTGAAAGATTTTTCAGTTTTGAGCAAAAGATTAAATGATGACTGAACAGGCAATTGCTCGTTGTAGGAAGACTGATGCTGTACAGTTACATTTGTCAGAAcagttaatattaaaaatgaactatCTTGAATTTTCTCTCCAGGTAAACACACTTCTAAACAATTTTGGTTCAGATCCATTAAAACCCACTACCTCCAACTTCACGTAAGTTCAGGCAGAAGATTGCAGTCCTGAAATTTCTCTGTGAAATTCTCATTGTGAAGTCATTTGTATCGTGACAATATTGCTTTCTCTTCAT includes:
- the LOC108262008 gene encoding uncharacterized protein LOC108262008, coding for MPSNPELRNNTYTQVENSINNTVNTLLNNFGSDPLKPTTSNFTSSENEVTGYMEYNLKVSLNQTGNATVPTSPEPSSTINGSAVVQTRLVFNSSSPVLNETAVLSALQALLNSTLSNLSEPVKVLNYTIEEISNGSYTVNITFSISNISMPSNPDLRNNTYTQVENIINNTVNTLLNNFGSDPLKPTTSNFTSSENEVTGYMEYNLKVSLNQTGNATVPTSPEPPSTINGSAVVQTRLVFNSSSPVLNETAVLSALQALLNSTLSNLTEPVKVLNYTIEEISNGSYAVNITFSISNISMPSNPDLRNNTYTQVENIINNTVNTLLNNFGSDPLKPTTSNFTSSENEVTGYMEYNLKVSLNQTGNATVPTSPEPSSTINGSAVVQTRLVFNSSSPVLNETAVLSALQALLNSTLSNLSEPVKVLNYTIEEISNGSYAVNITFSISNISIPSNPELRNNTYTQVENIINNTVNTLLNNFGSDPLKPTTSNFTSSENEVTGYMEYNLKVSLNQTGNATVPTSPEPPSTINGSAVVQTRLVFNSSSPVLNETAVLSALQALLNSTLSNLTEPVKVLNYTIEEISNGSYAVNITFSISNISIPSNPELRNNTYTQVENIINNTVNTHLNNFGSDPLKPTTSNFTSSENEVTGYMEYNLKVSLNQTGNATVPTSPEPPSTINGSAVVQTRLVFNSSSPVLNETAVLSALQALLNSTLSNLSEPVKVLNYTIEEISNGSYTVNITFSISNISMPSNPELRNNTYTQVENIINNTVNTLLNNFGSDPLKPTTSNFTSSENEVTGYMEYNLKVSLNQTGNATVPTSPEPPSTINGSAVVQTRLVFNSSSPVLNETAVLSALQALLNSTLSNLTEPVKVLNYTIEEISNGSYAVNITFSISNISMPSNPDLRNNTYTQVENIINNTVNTLLNNFGSDPLKPTTSNFTSSENEVTGYMEYNLKVSLNQTGNATVPTSPEPPSTINGSAVVQTRLVFNSSSPVLNETAVLSALQALLNSTLSNLTEPVKVLNYTIEEISNGSYAVNITFSISNISMPSNPDLRNNTYTQLENIINNTVNTLLNNFGSDPLKPTTSNFTSSENEVTGYMEYNLKVSLNQTGNATVPTSPEPPSTINGSAVVQTRLVFNSSSPVLNETAVLSALQALLNSTLSNLTEPVKVLNYTIEEISNGSYAVNITFSISNISMPSNPDLRNNTYTQVENIINNTVNTLLNNFGSDPLKPTTSNFTSSENEVTGYMEYNLKVSLNQTGNATVPTSPEPPSTINGSAVVQTRLVFNSSSPVLNETAVLSALQALLNSTLSNLTEPVKVLNYTIEEISNGSYAVNITFSISNISIPSNPELRNNTYTQVENIINNTVNTLLNNFGSDPLKPTTSNFTSSENEVTGYMEYNLKVSLNQTGNATVPTSPEPPSTINGSAVVQTRLVFNSSSPVLNETAVLSALQALLNSTLSNLTEPVKVLNYTIEEISNGSYAVNITFSISNISIPSNPELRNNTYTQVENIINNTVNTLLNNFGSDPLKPTTSNFT